The following nucleotide sequence is from Austwickia chelonae.
TCCGGTGATCGGGGTGCCGCTTCCCTTGGTCTCTGCAGGTGGGTCGGCAATGGTGACGACCTTGTTCGGCCTGGGTATGGTCGTGTCCTTCGCGCGTAACGAACCGGCTTGTCAGCGTGCGTTGACTGAGCGACCGCATGTTCTCGCTCGTTCGTTGTCCATCTTGTCCCCGTTGAGGAAGAGACGCCGATGACTTCCGCTCGTCCCGATGTCCCCGAGAACCCAGATGAAGGTTCGGTGACGGTCCGTAGAGGCCCGCGTTCGGTGGTGTTGGCAGGAGGCGGGTCAGCTGGGCACGTGTCTCCTCTGTTGGCATTGGCTGATGCGCTACGTCGGCGTAATCCCTCAGTGACGATCACTGCTCTGGGTACCAGCACCGGCCTGGAGCAACGTTTGGTTCCCGAACGGGGATACCCGCTGAGATCGATTCCGAAGGTAGCTTTCCCCCGTAAGGCTCATGTTGATGCTTTGCGTCTGCCGGCCATGCTGAAAGAGGCTGTCGACCTGTCAGGGGAGATCCTGGACGAGGTGTCTGCTGAGGTCGTGGTGGGTTTCGGCGGGTATGTGTCTAGCCCGGCCTATCTGGCAGCGAAGAAGCGCGGCATTCCGATCGTGATCCACGAGCAGAACGCGCGTCCCGGGTTGGCCAATCGTCTGGGGGCACGTTTAACCCCCTACGTGGCGACAACTTTCACAGGGACTGACCTTGCCCATGCTCGAGTGGTGGGAATGCCGCTGCGAAGAGAGATCACGGGCCTGGACCGCGCTGCTGAGCGTGCTCGGGCACGAGAACATTTCGGGCTGGAGCAGGACGGGCCAGTCCTGCTGGTCACCGGAGGCTCTTTAGGCGCAGCCAAACTGAACTCGGCTTTTGCTGAAGCTGTTGAAGACCTCTCTCGAAGTGGCATCCAGGTTCTTCATGTCACTGGTCTGGGGAAGGAATTCGTTCCGGAAGGGACCCGCGGCACCCCATATGTAGTTCTTCCTTATGTTGATCGGATGGACCTGGCCTATGCCGCGGCGGATCTGGTGGTCTGTCGTTCAGGTGCCAATACAGTCTGCGAGTTGGCTGCTGTGGGGCTTCCTGCAATCTTTGTTCCGCTGCCGATTGGAAATGGGGAGCAGCGTTTCAATGCGGCTGATGTGCAGGCTGCTGGGGGATGTTTGTTGTTCGACGATGCGGATGTCAACGCTTTCTGGGTGCGAGCTGCGGTCCTTCCTTTGCTTCGAGACGAATTGCGTTGTCTTCGAATGGCTGAGGCGATGATGCGCTCAGGGCGCCGTGATGGAGACGATGGATTGGCCGATTTGGTGTACGAGGCTTGGCAGGAGAGCACGCGGTGAGGATGAGATTTGATGTGGACGAGCTAGTTCCGGCTCCTGCTGAACTGGGTCGGGTTCATGTGTTGGCTGTGGGTGGCGCAGGGATGTCCGCAGTGGCTCGATTGTTGTTGGCTGCAGGTGTTCAGGTGTCCGGGTCGGATGTCCGGGATTCCGATGTTCTACGGGGGCTGGCTCAGGAGGGTGTCCGTACCTTTGTCGGCCACGATCCTTCCTATGTTGCTGGAGCTGACACGGTGGTGATCTCCTCTGCCATCAGGGAAGACAACATTGAACTGGTTGAAGCGCGATCGCGAGGGCTACGTGTCTTGCATCGTTCACAGGCGCTCTCGTCCGTGATGTCCGGACGCCGTTCGATCGCGGTGGCTGGAGCGAACGGTAAGACGACAACAAGTTCGATGCTGGCGACAGTGCTGTCGCATGCGGACGCCGATCCGTCCTATGCGATTGGCGGCGAGCTGGTGACCAGAAGGACGAATGCGGCATTGGGAACAGGGGAGGTCTTTGTCGTAGAAGCAGACGAGAGTGACGGCTCTTTCCTTGTTTACCACCCGGAAATCGCAGTAGTCACGAACATTCAGCCCGATCATTTGGACTTCTACGGGACTTTTGATCAGGTGAAGGAGTCCTATCTGAAGTTCGGAAAGACTGTTCCTTCCGGTGGAACCATCGTCGCTTGTGCTGATGATTCCGGATCAGCTGAGTTTGCAAAACGGATGACTGGGACCGGAGTTCGTGTGGTGACCTATGGCGAGTCGGTAGATTCTTCGATACATATCGATGACATATCTTTTGATAGGCTGGGGTCAACGGCGACACTTGTTTATGAAGGTCGGCGTCACAGTCTGATGTTGTCGGTTCCAGGTCGGCACAATGTCGCCAATGCTGCAGCAGCTTTCGCGGCCGCCCACGTTGGAGTGGGAATGTCTGCTGAGAGCGCCCTTCAAGGCCTGTCTGCCTTTCGAGGTGCCCGACGCCGTTTTGAAGTGAAGGGCGAAGCCGGCGGGGTGCGTGTTGTTGACGATTACGCCCACAACCCGGGCAAGGTTGCTGCTGTGGTGGAGGCAGCCGCGCGGGTTGCTAGGCCTGGTCGGTTGATAGTGGTTTTTCAGCCCCATCTGTACAGCAGGACCAGGGATTTTGCGGGGGAATTCGGACGAGCATTGTCCGGCGCAGATCTGGTTTTAGTGACTGATGTGTATGCGGCGCGTGAAGATCCAATTCCAGGCGTGGATGGAAGGATGGTTGCTGAGGCAGTGGATCGGGTCAGTGGAGTCGAGGTCGATTATGTCGAGCAGCTGGCGCAGATTCCTGAGCATGTCGTCTCACGGGTCCGCCCAGGGGATTTGGTCGTAACGGTGGGCGCTGGCGATATCACCATGGCGGGTCCGAAGATCCTGGAGTTGTTGGCCGGGCAGGGACGTGGCTGATTCTCCACGAGGCAAACGGCC
It contains:
- the murG gene encoding undecaprenyldiphospho-muramoylpentapeptide beta-N-acetylglucosaminyltransferase, producing the protein MTSARPDVPENPDEGSVTVRRGPRSVVLAGGGSAGHVSPLLALADALRRRNPSVTITALGTSTGLEQRLVPERGYPLRSIPKVAFPRKAHVDALRLPAMLKEAVDLSGEILDEVSAEVVVGFGGYVSSPAYLAAKKRGIPIVIHEQNARPGLANRLGARLTPYVATTFTGTDLAHARVVGMPLRREITGLDRAAERARAREHFGLEQDGPVLLVTGGSLGAAKLNSAFAEAVEDLSRSGIQVLHVTGLGKEFVPEGTRGTPYVVLPYVDRMDLAYAAADLVVCRSGANTVCELAAVGLPAIFVPLPIGNGEQRFNAADVQAAGGCLLFDDADVNAFWVRAAVLPLLRDELRCLRMAEAMMRSGRRDGDDGLADLVYEAWQESTR
- the murC gene encoding UDP-N-acetylmuramate--L-alanine ligase — translated: MRFDVDELVPAPAELGRVHVLAVGGAGMSAVARLLLAAGVQVSGSDVRDSDVLRGLAQEGVRTFVGHDPSYVAGADTVVISSAIREDNIELVEARSRGLRVLHRSQALSSVMSGRRSIAVAGANGKTTTSSMLATVLSHADADPSYAIGGELVTRRTNAALGTGEVFVVEADESDGSFLVYHPEIAVVTNIQPDHLDFYGTFDQVKESYLKFGKTVPSGGTIVACADDSGSAEFAKRMTGTGVRVVTYGESVDSSIHIDDISFDRLGSTATLVYEGRRHSLMLSVPGRHNVANAAAAFAAAHVGVGMSAESALQGLSAFRGARRRFEVKGEAGGVRVVDDYAHNPGKVAAVVEAAARVARPGRLIVVFQPHLYSRTRDFAGEFGRALSGADLVLVTDVYAAREDPIPGVDGRMVAEAVDRVSGVEVDYVEQLAQIPEHVVSRVRPGDLVVTVGAGDITMAGPKILELLAGQGRG